One Luteimonas sp. MC1825 DNA segment encodes these proteins:
- a CDS encoding ABC transporter substrate-binding protein produces MTVRQILLPLAIAAALVAAAPSTAFAQAAAAKPAATAAQGSPSKLVLDNSTRVLATLESRRAEFTADRGKLQQFITGEFDQMFDREYAARQVLGRHGRGAADADVKVFADALAENLMRRYGSSLLDFNTRLRVRVKSETALPRGAGVRVASEMLRAGGEPIPVDYLMRNVGGTWKVFDVMVEGVSFVQTFRQQFDTPLSRKSIRQVAADLSAGRVQADAGTN; encoded by the coding sequence ATGACGGTACGCCAGATCCTGCTTCCCCTTGCCATCGCCGCCGCGCTGGTCGCAGCCGCGCCCTCCACCGCGTTCGCCCAGGCCGCCGCCGCAAAGCCGGCCGCCACCGCGGCGCAGGGCTCGCCCAGCAAGCTCGTGCTCGACAACAGCACCCGCGTGCTGGCCACGCTGGAATCGCGCCGCGCCGAGTTCACCGCCGACCGCGGCAAGCTGCAGCAGTTCATCACCGGCGAGTTCGACCAGATGTTCGACCGCGAATACGCGGCGCGCCAGGTGCTGGGCCGCCACGGCCGCGGCGCCGCCGATGCCGACGTCAAGGTGTTCGCCGATGCGCTGGCCGAGAACCTGATGCGCCGCTACGGCTCGTCGCTGCTCGACTTCAACACCCGCCTGCGGGTGCGCGTGAAGTCCGAGACCGCGCTGCCGCGCGGCGCCGGCGTGCGCGTGGCCAGCGAGATGCTGCGCGCGGGTGGCGAGCCGATCCCGGTCGACTACCTGATGCGCAACGTCGGCGGCACCTGGAAGGTGTTCGACGTGATGGTGGAAGGCGTGTCGTTCGTGCAGACCTTCCGCCAGCAGTTCGACACCCCGCTGAGCCGCAAGTCGATCCGCCAGGTGGCCGCGGACCTGAGCGCCGGCCGCGTGCAGGCCGATGCCGGCACCAACTGA
- the mlaD gene encoding outer membrane lipid asymmetry maintenance protein MlaD: MSTSRGPRVEFAVGAFLLLAMASLLVLAFASTNGRFGLSRDSYELTARFTNLGQLRPNAAVKIGGVSIGRVSGITLDPVKFDSIVTMEIDSRYNEIPVDTSAGILTGGLLGDSYVGMQPGGDMEVFKPGEELVYTQPAVDLMQMVGKYMFSGGGDDAATAPPDTTTSPPPPETTP, translated from the coding sequence ATGAGTACTTCACGTGGTCCCCGCGTCGAATTCGCGGTTGGAGCGTTCCTGCTGCTGGCGATGGCGTCGCTGCTGGTGCTGGCGTTCGCCTCCACCAATGGCCGCTTCGGGCTGTCGCGCGACAGCTACGAGCTGACCGCGCGCTTCACCAACCTCGGGCAGCTGCGGCCCAACGCCGCGGTCAAGATCGGCGGCGTGAGCATCGGCCGCGTATCGGGCATCACCCTTGATCCGGTCAAGTTCGACTCCATCGTGACCATGGAAATCGACAGCCGCTACAACGAGATCCCGGTGGACACCTCGGCCGGCATCCTCACCGGCGGCCTGCTCGGTGACAGCTACGTCGGCATGCAGCCCGGCGGCGACATGGAAGTGTTCAAGCCCGGCGAGGAGCTGGTCTACACCCAGCCCGCCGTCGACCTGATGCAGATGGTCGGCAAGTACATGTTCAGCGGCGGCGGCGATGATGCCGCGACCGCACCGCCCGACACCACCACCTCCCCGCCCCCCCCGGAGACGACCCCATGA
- a CDS encoding MlaE family lipid ABC transporter permease subunit codes for MPFVEATRSLGRAGLFSLSVLRASKPTADFFVELTREIYKIGARSLPIIAVGGAFVGLSLTLLGYRALETYGAANQVSVLIGLGLYRELAPVLTALLFVGRAGSSIAAELALMRATDQIQALGLMAIDPIAKAVAPRFWAAVIAVPLLTAFFVSLALTASWFEAVQVLGIDNGGFWQTLRDAVDFRDDFLVAFMKSAVFGGTAALVAAYVGFHAEPTIEGTSLATTRAVVNASLLVLMFNFVLSALLFR; via the coding sequence GCGTGCCTCGAAGCCGACCGCCGATTTCTTCGTCGAGCTGACGCGCGAGATCTACAAGATCGGCGCGCGCAGCCTGCCGATCATCGCCGTCGGTGGCGCGTTCGTGGGCCTGTCGCTCACGCTCTTGGGCTACCGCGCGCTGGAGACCTACGGCGCAGCCAACCAGGTGAGCGTGCTGATCGGCCTCGGCCTGTACCGGGAGCTTGCGCCGGTGCTGACCGCGCTGCTGTTCGTGGGCCGCGCCGGGTCGTCGATCGCCGCGGAGCTGGCGCTGATGCGCGCCACCGACCAGATCCAGGCGCTCGGGCTGATGGCCATCGACCCGATCGCCAAGGCGGTGGCGCCGCGTTTCTGGGCGGCGGTGATCGCGGTGCCGCTGCTCACCGCGTTCTTCGTGAGCCTGGCGCTGACCGCAAGCTGGTTCGAGGCGGTGCAGGTGCTGGGCATCGACAACGGCGGGTTCTGGCAGACGCTGCGCGACGCGGTCGATTTCCGCGACGATTTCCTGGTCGCATTCATGAAGTCCGCGGTATTCGGCGGCACCGCGGCGCTGGTCGCGGCCTACGTCGGCTTCCACGCCGAACCGACCATCGAGGGCACGTCGCTGGCCACCACCCGCGCCGTCGTCAACGCCTCCTTGCTGGTCCTGATGTTCAACTTCGTCCTCTCCGCCCTGCTGTTCCGATGA